ATCCAGGGGACACGCAATGTCGCCCAGGTGTGCATCGAGAATGGGATCCAGAGGCTGGTCCATACGAGTTCGACCGCAGCGGTCGGTTTCCCTGAGGACGGGGCACTTGCAGATGAAACCATATGCTTCAACTGGGAACCGTATGACGTCGGGTACAGGAATTCAAAACACCGGGCGGAGGGCGAAATCCAGCGGGCTGTCAGCCATGGACTCGACGCCGTCATTGTGAACCCGACAGTCATCATCGGTCCAGGAGACATGCATTTTCACGGCGGCCAGCTCCTTCGTGACGTCTGGAGGAAGAGAATCTTCTATTACGTTCAGGGCGGAATGAGCGTCGCGTATGTGAGCGATGTGGTTCGCGGCCATCTTCTGGCAGCACGCCAGGGCCGCGCCGGAGAGCGTTACATCCTGAGCGGAGAGAACCTCAGTCACCGCGAGATCATCTCAACGACCGCCGATGTCGTCGGTGGAATTCAGCCTCTGTTCAGGTTGCCGCAGTCTCTGGTTTCGCTGGTCACAGCGGCGTCTGAGTCTGTTGCCGGAGTTCTGAACCGTCGCCCCTGGGTATCGAGAGAGCTGCTGGCGGGAAGCAATCTCAATTATCATTTCAGTTGCAGGAAGGCTCAGAAAGAGCTTGGCTACACGTTCACGCCATTTCGCGAAGCCGTTGAGAGAACATTCGAGTGGTACATAGATCGAGGATTGCTCTAAGAGGGCAGGATGGTGACGCGGAGCCTTCCCCGACGCAGTTGAGCTTATGATCTTTCTCAATGGTCTATGGTGTACGACTGATTGACAATTGTCAATTGGCTGTTGACCATCTTGCCCCGTTCACGGGGTCACAATTCATACCGCCGCTCTCCGGACCACCCACAAATAGAAACTCCGTCTCCTCCTTTACAGGAGAAGACGGAGTTGATTTAACTTACAGTCTCTCTCTACGGGACAATCACAGCCGGGAATGATACGATGCGCGAATCGAGATTCGCTGATTGAATCTCTATTTGGATGATCATGGACTGACCAATCGTCGCACCTCCATTCGTCGAGAGATCGCCCACAAAGAAGGTGAAGTCAGTTATCCGCGCACCGGGGAATCTTGCGTACGAAGCATTCGGCATGACGAATCCCCGCGTGCTTGAGAGGTCACCTCCGACCTCGAATTTTATGCCTGGAACATCCGAGGTGAATAACACGGTGGCGGTGA
This genomic window from Ignavibacteriales bacterium contains:
- a CDS encoding SDR family oxidoreductase, whose product is MKNVLVTGGTGFLGSNLAAALLEGGCNVRILRRAGSDTAALGPLPVEHCIGDVRDVDSLRRAAKGCDTVFHTAALISYWRKERLLMYEVNIQGTRNVAQVCIENGIQRLVHTSSTAAVGFPEDGALADETICFNWEPYDVGYRNSKHRAEGEIQRAVSHGLDAVIVNPTVIIGPGDMHFHGGQLLRDVWRKRIFYYVQGGMSVAYVSDVVRGHLLAARQGRAGERYILSGENLSHREIISTTADVVGGIQPLFRLPQSLVSLVTAASESVAGVLNRRPWVSRELLAGSNLNYHFSCRKAQKELGYTFTPFREAVERTFEWYIDRGLL